A window from Littorina saxatilis isolate snail1 linkage group LG9, US_GU_Lsax_2.0, whole genome shotgun sequence encodes these proteins:
- the LOC138977015 gene encoding microfibril-associated glycoprotein 4-like, which produces MATILIILAAFLISNGAATATVKTNMYIDMGLNGKAFKNNIMFVSRARSTLDCAVLCDQQDGCDTFTIDGDVCRGRGMQEMFTSSFREAPGAQSYSKNLAAIKPRDCVEAQPYMNESGVITIYPEGDNIGLQVYCDHDTTSGGWLVFQRRQDGSVNFYRDWNQYQQGFGSMNGEFWRGLDVLHMLTSRQEQELRVDLMKWDGTKGYATYSNFFISDSSDNYRLNLGSFTGGDAGDSLLFFHHGMQFTTWDRDHDTDSGHNCAELYHSAWWYRVCYVSNLNGVYMTNSSDPHLQGIAWEEFAGLGYSFKFAEMKIRAA; this is translated from the exons ATGGCGACAATTCTGATCATTCTTGCCGCCTTCCTCATCTCAAATGGCGCAGCTACAGCCACCGTGAAGACCAACATGTACATCGACATGGGGCTCAATGGCAAGGCTTTCAAGAACAATATCATGTTCGTATCACGTGCAAGAAGCACCCTGGACTGCGCTGTACTCTGCGACCAGCAAGATGGCTGTGATACCTTCACCATTGACGGGGATGTCTGTAGAGGTCGCGGTATGCAGGAGATGTTCACGTCATCTTTTAGAGAAGCTCCTGGTGCTCAGTCATATTCTAAGAACTTGGCAG CCATCAAACCAAGAGACTGTGTGGAGGCCCAACCTTACATGAACGAGAGTGGCGTGATCACTATCTACCCGGAAGGTGACAACATCGGACTACAGGTCTACTGTGACCATGATACTACTAGTGGGGGCTGGCTG GTGTTTCAGCGAAGACAAGATGGGTCAGTCAACTTCTACCGAGACTGGAACCAGTACCAGCAAGGTTTTGGGTCTATGAACGGAGAGTTTTGGCGGG GTCTTGACGTCTTGCACATGTTGACGTCCAGACAGGAGCAGGAACTTCGCGTGGACTTAATGAAGTGGGATGGGACAAAAGGTTACGCCACATACAGCAACTTCTTCATCAGCGACAGCAGCGACAACTACCGTCTAAACCTTGGCAGCTTCACTGGGGGAGACGCTG GTGACAGTCTGCTGTTCTTTCATCATGGTATGCAGTTCACCACGTGGGACAGGGACCACGACACGGACAGCGGTCACAACTGTGCAGAGTTATACCACAGCGCCTGGTGGTACAGGGTTTGCTACGTATCCAACTTGAACGGGGTGTACATGACCAACAGCAGTGATCCACATCTACAAGGAATAGCGTGGGAAGAATTTGCCGGTTTGGGGTACTCCTTTAAATTCGCTGAGATGAAGATCCGAGCAGCATGA